In Desulfosalsimonas propionicica, one DNA window encodes the following:
- a CDS encoding beta-ketoacyl-[acyl-carrier-protein] synthase family protein encodes MDRRVVITAASAITPIGNSKQKVVHSLQNGISGVQPLRRDDLLADYLHCRVFGTVQEPIEYGFERKYRKTMGPVSYYACHVVGQLLEQSGLSREFVSSGRMGVAFGSTHGSPSVQRHIYKALYHKENSHSGSLGAVDYLKSMVHTTAVNITKMFEITGRVICSSTACTTSSQSIGYGYEMVKYGMQDAMVCGGADEYDTTTVAVFDNLLACSTAYNDRPGQTPRPFDTDRDGLVVAEGAGAVLLEEYEAARKRGAPILGEVIGFSCNNNGGDLIFPNLEGITRTIQLGLESAGIGPEAMDFISAHATGTKMGDVIEARAIEQVYGNSPMVTGLKGYTGHTMASCGVIETIMTLYMMEKGFVAPTLHLENIDSRCSGIGHVTQLTDKVIDIASVQNFAFGGVNTSLVLKAPAL; translated from the coding sequence ATGGATCGAAGAGTCGTCATCACCGCCGCATCTGCCATTACGCCCATCGGCAATTCAAAGCAGAAGGTTGTCCACAGCCTTCAAAACGGGATATCCGGGGTACAGCCCCTGCGCCGTGACGACCTGCTGGCCGATTATCTGCACTGCCGGGTTTTTGGCACCGTGCAGGAGCCCATAGAGTACGGTTTTGAGAGAAAATACCGCAAAACCATGGGGCCGGTGTCCTATTACGCCTGCCACGTGGTTGGACAGCTGCTGGAGCAATCCGGGCTGAGCCGGGAGTTTGTCTCCTCTGGCCGCATGGGCGTGGCGTTTGGCTCCACCCACGGCAGCCCCTCGGTGCAGCGCCACATTTATAAGGCCCTCTACCACAAGGAAAACAGTCATTCCGGTTCCCTTGGTGCGGTGGACTACCTGAAGTCCATGGTTCATACCACGGCGGTGAACATCACCAAAATGTTTGAGATCACAGGCCGGGTGATCTGTTCCTCCACTGCCTGCACCACAAGCAGTCAATCCATCGGCTACGGCTATGAAATGGTGAAATACGGAATGCAGGACGCCATGGTGTGCGGCGGTGCTGATGAATATGATACCACCACCGTGGCGGTGTTTGACAACCTGCTGGCCTGCTCCACTGCCTACAATGACCGGCCCGGGCAGACCCCCCGCCCCTTTGACACCGACCGCGACGGTCTGGTGGTGGCCGAAGGCGCCGGCGCAGTGTTGCTGGAAGAATACGAAGCTGCCAGAAAACGGGGGGCCCCGATTCTGGGTGAAGTCATCGGCTTTTCCTGCAACAACAACGGCGGGGATCTGATTTTTCCCAATCTTGAAGGCATCACCCGCACCATCCAACTGGGCCTGGAAAGCGCCGGGATCGGGCCGGAGGCGATGGATTTTATCAGCGCCCATGCCACGGGAACCAAAATGGGCGATGTTATTGAAGCCCGGGCCATTGAGCAGGTTTACGGAAACTCGCCCATGGTCACCGGACTGAAAGGATACACCGGCCACACCATGGCCTCCTGCGGTGTGATTGAAACCATCATGACCCTTTACATGATGGAAAAAGGCTTTGTTGCCCCCACCCTGCACCTGGAAAATATTGATTCCAGATGCAGCGGAATTGGCCATGTCACGCAATTGACAGATAAAGTCATTGATATTGCCTCTGTGCAGAATTTCGCATTCGGCGGGGTCAATACCAGCCTTGTACTAAAAGCCCCTGCGCTCTGA
- a CDS encoding acyl-CoA dehydrogenase: MAQILADRRDIDFVLYEQFDAEQLTRYHKFADQNKKLFDMLVTEARNLSVKEILPTNAEGDEQGVVFENGQVRVPECFHRPFRLLLDGEWTSMTESPEYGGQGIPNMINTAVLEYIWGANYCLANYGMMGHGTGKMIELFGTPEQKALFVKKLYKGQWGGTMLLTEPEAGSDVGALTTSARKNTDGTYSITGNKIFITNGDHDLTENIIHPVLARVEGAPAGTRGISIFIVPKIWVNEDGSPGEPNDVVCTGVEKKLGIHASATCSIALGQKGQCRGLLLGEENQGMPIMFHMMNEARLNVGFQGFTYASAAYLYAANYAKQRIQGRDIAAGKDPEAPNVPIVVHPDVRRMLMWMKAHVDGMRSFIYYVSLLMDRKNADPEGSRSETDQDLIDFFIPLAKAYCSQRSFDVCATAMQVYGGYGYTREFPVEQLMRDCRITSIYEGTDGIQAMDLIGRKLRLKNGRLFACFVEDVGKTISRARDIPALKDMADVLARALARLEQAAGKVSRQGPADQVRTAYAYAFPFLEVTGDVIVAWMLLWRACVASEKLAAKVRKKDKTYYQGIMYTAEFFICNLLPPAMGKMDCIVSPNSAAIDIADECFGG; this comes from the coding sequence ATGGCCCAGATTCTTGCAGACCGCAGAGATATCGATTTTGTGCTCTATGAGCAGTTTGATGCAGAGCAGCTGACCCGCTACCACAAGTTTGCCGATCAGAACAAAAAACTTTTCGACATGCTGGTCACAGAGGCCCGCAACCTTTCTGTCAAAGAGATTCTGCCAACAAACGCGGAAGGCGATGAGCAGGGCGTTGTTTTTGAAAACGGGCAAGTGCGGGTGCCGGAATGCTTTCATCGTCCTTTCCGGCTGCTGCTCGACGGGGAATGGACCTCCATGACCGAAAGTCCGGAATACGGCGGTCAGGGAATTCCCAACATGATCAACACCGCGGTGCTCGAATATATCTGGGGCGCCAACTATTGCCTGGCCAATTACGGCATGATGGGACACGGCACCGGAAAGATGATCGAGCTGTTTGGCACACCCGAACAAAAGGCGCTTTTTGTCAAAAAGCTCTACAAGGGCCAGTGGGGCGGCACAATGCTGCTGACCGAACCCGAGGCCGGATCCGATGTGGGTGCACTGACCACATCAGCGCGCAAAAACACCGACGGCACCTACTCGATTACCGGAAACAAGATATTTATCACCAACGGCGATCATGATCTCACCGAAAATATCATCCATCCGGTCCTGGCCCGGGTGGAGGGCGCGCCTGCGGGCACCCGGGGGATTTCCATTTTCATTGTGCCAAAGATCTGGGTCAATGAGGACGGCTCGCCTGGGGAGCCAAATGATGTGGTCTGCACCGGAGTGGAAAAAAAGCTGGGTATCCACGCCAGTGCCACCTGCAGCATCGCACTTGGCCAGAAAGGACAGTGCCGGGGCCTTTTGCTTGGCGAGGAAAACCAGGGCATGCCCATTATGTTTCACATGATGAACGAGGCCCGGTTAAACGTGGGTTTCCAGGGCTTTACCTACGCTTCTGCGGCGTATTTGTATGCAGCCAATTATGCCAAACAGCGCATCCAGGGAAGAGATATTGCCGCGGGAAAGGATCCCGAGGCGCCAAACGTGCCCATTGTGGTCCATCCGGATGTCCGCCGGATGCTGATGTGGATGAAAGCTCATGTGGACGGCATGCGAAGCTTTATTTACTATGTATCGCTTCTCATGGACCGAAAAAACGCCGACCCGGAGGGCAGCCGGTCAGAAACCGATCAGGATCTCATTGATTTTTTCATCCCCCTGGCAAAGGCTTACTGCAGTCAGCGCAGCTTTGACGTTTGTGCAACCGCCATGCAGGTCTACGGCGGATACGGATATACCCGGGAATTTCCTGTTGAACAGCTTATGCGCGACTGCCGGATCACCTCCATTTACGAGGGCACAGACGGGATTCAGGCCATGGATCTTATCGGGCGCAAGCTTCGGCTTAAAAACGGGCGTTTGTTTGCCTGTTTTGTTGAAGACGTGGGAAAAACCATTTCCCGGGCAAGAGATATCCCGGCGCTCAAAGACATGGCTGATGTTCTGGCCAGGGCTTTGGCCCGGCTGGAGCAGGCAGCGGGCAAAGTGTCCCGGCAGGGGCCGGCAGATCAGGTCAGAACCGCCTATGCTTATGCATTTCCGTTTCTGGAGGTCACCGGGGATGTGATTGTTGCATGGATGCTCTTGTGGCGCGCCTGCGTGGCCTCGGAAAAACTGGCAGCCAAAGTGCGCAAAAAGGATAAAACCTATTATCAGGGAATAATGTATACGGCTGAATTTTTCATCTGCAATCTGCTGCCCCCGGCCATGGGGAAGATGGATTGCATTGTTTCCCCTAACAGTGCGGCCATTGACATCGCCGATGAATGTTTTGGCGGGTAA
- a CDS encoding 4'-phosphopantetheinyl transferase superfamily protein: protein MGNDVVDLWADGACGKSRDKRFVCRVLTASEQNRLAESQNPDACLWAMWAAKEAAYKAVSRIFPDISAWPGRYETVFDQAGPARQCAGTVSTPQGAVRMHLDWDENRVHCLGLIGSAGLWQDVTADVLEPAVDVHPEIQPSAKQLSAAARTAAAAAIALHTGLPHALVKIERSRVCQRSAPPVVQINGIEEKIPVSLSHHGRFAAFAFLAPLQAQFAAMCS, encoded by the coding sequence GTGGGAAATGATGTGGTGGATTTGTGGGCAGATGGTGCATGCGGAAAAAGCCGGGACAAACGCTTTGTCTGCCGGGTGCTCACGGCATCCGAGCAAAACCGGCTTGCAGAAAGCCAAAACCCCGATGCCTGTCTGTGGGCGATGTGGGCTGCCAAGGAGGCCGCCTACAAGGCCGTATCCAGGATATTTCCGGATATTTCTGCATGGCCCGGACGCTACGAGACGGTTTTTGACCAAGCGGGCCCGGCCCGGCAGTGCGCCGGCACGGTCAGCACCCCTCAAGGAGCTGTGCGCATGCATCTTGATTGGGATGAAAACCGTGTCCATTGCCTTGGGTTAATCGGTTCTGCGGGGTTATGGCAAGACGTGACAGCGGATGTGCTCGAACCCGCTGTCGATGTCCATCCGGAAATACAGCCTTCAGCAAAACAACTTTCCGCCGCTGCCCGCACCGCAGCCGCCGCAGCCATTGCTCTGCATACGGGCCTGCCCCATGCCCTGGTAAAAATTGAGCGCAGCCGCGTTTGCCAACGCTCGGCCCCGCCTGTTGTTCAAATCAACGGGATCGAAGAAAAAATTCCCGTCAGCCTCAGCCATCACGGCCGGTTTGCGGCTTTTGCCTTCCTTGCACCCCTGCAGGCCCAATTTGCTGCAATGTGTTCTTGA
- a CDS encoding acyl carrier protein has translation MRSNRQDIEAEIYRIFREQFEIEDPGPDEDLREVHGFDSIDAIELLMEIEKLFQVEMDQETKKDALSYIRTINGICDYIEQVLPDAGAHVSRVANS, from the coding sequence ATGCGCAGTAACCGACAGGACATTGAGGCCGAAATATACAGAATCTTCCGGGAGCAGTTTGAAATCGAGGATCCGGGTCCGGATGAGGATCTGCGGGAAGTCCACGGTTTTGACAGCATTGACGCCATTGAACTGCTCATGGAAATCGAAAAGCTTTTTCAGGTGGAAATGGACCAGGAAACCAAAAAGGATGCCTTGTCCTATATCCGGACCATAAATGGTATCTGCGATTACATAGAGCAGGTTCTGCCCGATGCCGGTGCCCATGTATCAAGGGTGGCCAACAGCTGA
- a CDS encoding thiolase family protein yields MKEVVIAAAVRTPVGKFGGAFQSLGALDLTIPVIRSLVKTTGIDAGIVEDVIWGCNYQKTYRENNLARVAAVKAGLPVSVAGITLHRNCTSSMSAIQMAYYQIKCGEADVIMAGGTDSMSNAAYTIEKMRNGARMGHTEVRDSMWDSLTELGIGPAMGITAENLAEKYDISRQAQDQLALTSHQRAVAAMDQGRFKDEILPLEVRAKKETRTVDTDEHPRRDVSLEGLARLKPAFKPDGTVTAGNASGINDGAAGILLMSAEKARELNLPVLAVVSATATVGVDPEIMGIGPVEAIPKALKKAGFSLADIDLFEINEAFAAQYLACEKALELNREITNVNGSGISLGHPVGATGARITTTLLFEMKRRNLNKGVASLCAGGGMGAALVVERA; encoded by the coding sequence ATGAAGGAAGTGGTCATTGCAGCAGCGGTCAGAACGCCTGTGGGCAAATTCGGAGGGGCGTTTCAATCCCTGGGCGCCCTGGATCTGACCATACCGGTGATCCGGTCGCTGGTGAAAACAACCGGCATTGATGCCGGTATTGTCGAGGATGTGATCTGGGGCTGCAATTATCAGAAAACCTACCGGGAAAACAACCTGGCCCGGGTAGCCGCAGTTAAGGCGGGTCTTCCGGTGAGCGTGGCCGGTATTACCCTCCATCGCAACTGCACATCCTCCATGTCAGCCATCCAGATGGCCTATTACCAGATCAAGTGCGGGGAGGCGGATGTGATTATGGCCGGGGGAACCGATTCCATGAGCAATGCCGCCTACACCATCGAGAAAATGAGAAACGGCGCCCGCATGGGCCACACCGAGGTGCGTGATTCCATGTGGGATTCTCTGACAGAGCTCGGTATTGGCCCGGCCATGGGCATTACGGCTGAAAACCTGGCTGAAAAATATGATATCAGCCGCCAGGCCCAGGACCAACTGGCCCTGACCAGTCATCAGCGGGCAGTGGCGGCAATGGATCAGGGCCGGTTTAAAGACGAGATTCTGCCCCTGGAGGTCAGGGCCAAAAAAGAGACTCGCACGGTGGATACAGATGAACATCCCCGCAGGGATGTTTCCCTGGAGGGCCTTGCCAGGCTCAAGCCGGCTTTTAAGCCGGACGGAACAGTGACGGCCGGCAATGCCTCGGGGATCAACGACGGTGCCGCAGGAATACTTCTGATGTCTGCGGAAAAAGCCAGAGAGCTCAACCTGCCGGTGCTGGCGGTTGTCTCGGCCACGGCCACCGTCGGGGTGGATCCGGAGATCATGGGTATCGGACCTGTTGAGGCCATTCCAAAGGCCCTGAAAAAAGCAGGGTTTTCCCTTGCCGACATTGACCTTTTTGAGATCAACGAGGCCTTTGCCGCCCAGTATCTGGCCTGTGAAAAGGCTCTGGAGCTTAACCGGGAGATCACCAATGTCAACGGCAGCGGCATCAGCCTGGGCCATCCCGTGGGTGCCACGGGCGCCCGGATTACCACCACACTGCTTTTTGAAATGAAGCGCCGCAACCTCAATAAAGGTGTTGCCTCCCTTTGCGCCGGCGGCGGCATGGGAGCCGCCCTGGTTGTTGAGCGGGCATAA
- a CDS encoding 3-hydroxyacyl-ACP dehydratase FabZ family protein — protein sequence MGADAQMIQQVMDLIPQQRPFRFIDDILEVDDNHIRAVYRFRDDEFFYQGHFPGHPVTPGVILIETMAQAGVVALGIAILLHQNRPVSEIRELKTLFTFAESVEFTGMVAPGEKVTVVGEKIYFRRGSIKTKVSIERQNKQSVCTGVLMGTGVKLDA from the coding sequence ATGGGGGCTGATGCGCAGATGATCCAACAGGTCATGGATCTGATCCCCCAGCAGCGGCCCTTCCGTTTCATCGACGATATTCTGGAAGTTGATGACAATCACATCAGGGCCGTCTACCGGTTCCGGGATGATGAGTTTTTTTATCAAGGCCATTTCCCCGGCCATCCGGTCACTCCGGGGGTGATTTTGATTGAGACCATGGCCCAGGCCGGGGTCGTGGCCCTGGGGATCGCCATTTTGCTGCACCAGAACCGGCCGGTATCCGAGATCCGTGAGTTAAAGACGCTTTTTACATTTGCCGAATCCGTGGAGTTCACCGGCATGGTGGCACCCGGGGAAAAAGTCACGGTGGTTGGAGAAAAGATTTATTTTCGCAGGGGCAGTATTAAAACAAAGGTCAGCATAGAACGGCAAAACAAGCAAAGCGTTTGTACGGGCGTGCTGATGGGAACAGGAGTGAAACTCGATGCATAA
- a CDS encoding phosphopantetheine-binding protein — MDKQQIFNDVVGIIKDYVKDESKLENVSMETSILDDLKVNSARLVDIIIQFEDTFDIEIDDDDADNIRSIGDAVNYIAGRVGADQGAE, encoded by the coding sequence ATGGACAAACAACAGATTTTCAACGATGTGGTGGGCATTATCAAAGACTATGTCAAGGATGAATCAAAACTGGAAAACGTGAGTATGGAGACCTCCATTCTCGATGATCTCAAGGTCAATTCCGCCCGGCTCGTGGATATCATCATCCAGTTTGAAGACACCTTTGACATTGAAATCGACGATGATGACGCAGACAACATCCGCTCCATCGGCGATGCGGTCAATTATATCGCAGGCCGGGTGGGTGCAGACCAGGGCGCTGAATAA
- a CDS encoding lysophospholipid acyltransferase family protein: MNDRIKRSLNTQEMLGRFAVWLTAPLIVLAIRLAGWRIRDLTAVRRRIRDLMRQHSGPWLICANHLTLIDSFILAYAMFPTWRYMTDFHLVPWNMPEYMNFNRNRLVGGFCYLTKCIPVVRGGDREGVKQSLEKCVQILQKGQNLMIFPEGTRSRTGRVNTRDFTYNVGRWMCQMSEVRVLCMYLRGDSQHTYSDFPARGETFTLMVEPCRPETQLKGLRAHRDCAGQIIGHLAEMEKRYFAGRGK, from the coding sequence ATGAATGACCGGATAAAACGTTCCTTAAACACCCAGGAAATGCTGGGCCGGTTTGCCGTGTGGCTCACCGCGCCCCTCATTGTCCTGGCCATTCGCCTGGCCGGCTGGCGGATCCGGGATTTGACAGCGGTACGCCGCCGGATCCGGGACCTGATGCGCCAGCACAGCGGACCATGGCTGATCTGCGCCAATCATCTGACACTGATCGATTCTTTTATCCTGGCCTATGCCATGTTTCCCACCTGGCGGTACATGACTGATTTTCATCTGGTGCCCTGGAACATGCCGGAGTACATGAATTTTAACCGCAACCGCCTGGTGGGGGGATTTTGCTATCTTACCAAGTGCATTCCGGTGGTCCGGGGCGGCGACCGGGAAGGGGTCAAGCAGAGCCTGGAAAAATGCGTGCAAATCCTTCAAAAGGGCCAGAACCTCATGATTTTTCCCGAAGGCACCCGTTCGCGAACCGGGCGGGTCAATACCCGGGATTTTACCTATAACGTGGGCCGGTGGATGTGCCAGATGTCTGAGGTCCGGGTGCTGTGCATGTATCTGCGCGGCGACAGCCAGCATACCTACAGCGATTTTCCCGCCCGGGGCGAAACCTTTACCCTCATGGTGGAGCCGTGCCGCCCGGAAACCCAACTCAAAGGGCTGCGAGCCCACAGGGACTGCGCCGGACAAATCATCGGGCATCTTGCTGAAATGGAGAAGCGTTATTTTGCCGGCCGTGGGAAATGA
- a CDS encoding beta-ketoacyl-[acyl-carrier-protein] synthase family protein, which yields MHKRVVVTGMGVVSPNGIGLDNFETGLRRGASGIRFIPRLEELKFGCRIGAVPEGFDEACSRYFENFRQQSFLSETIRYAAVSAMDAWKDAGFPIPGDEDSPDWDSGTVFGCGISDMEVIATEVVPTVNEGRVKRLGTRVVERVMGSGTSARIGGLLALGNQVTSNSSACSTGSEAVVEAVWKIRTGLAKRMVAGGAEGASPYTWSGFDSMRVLARKFNDDPEKGSRPMSASACGFVPGAGAAALVLEDLETALDRGARIYAEVRGVMTNSGGHRNGGSMTAPNPEGVQRCIRGAMKDAGVGPEQIDAINGHLTATFADPHEVKNWSAALDRQAEDFPWINSTKSMIGHCLGAAGAIETVAAVLELDRGFLHPSINCEDPHPEIASFADRFVTRCLEMPALKTIAKACFGFGDVNSCLILQKWENDAT from the coding sequence ATGCATAAAAGGGTTGTTGTTACGGGAATGGGCGTTGTCAGCCCCAACGGCATAGGACTGGACAATTTTGAAACCGGACTGCGCCGGGGGGCCTCTGGGATTCGTTTTATACCCCGGCTCGAAGAGCTGAAATTCGGATGCCGGATCGGCGCCGTACCCGAAGGTTTTGACGAGGCCTGCAGCCGGTATTTTGAAAATTTTCGGCAGCAGTCGTTTTTGAGCGAAACCATTCGGTATGCGGCTGTATCCGCCATGGATGCCTGGAAAGATGCCGGTTTTCCCATTCCCGGAGACGAAGATTCCCCGGACTGGGATTCGGGCACGGTGTTTGGCTGCGGTATATCGGATATGGAGGTGATCGCAACAGAAGTGGTGCCTACGGTCAATGAGGGAAGAGTCAAAAGATTGGGCACCCGGGTGGTGGAACGGGTCATGGGCAGCGGCACAAGTGCGCGCATCGGCGGATTGCTGGCTTTGGGAAACCAGGTGACCTCCAATTCATCGGCCTGCAGCACGGGTTCAGAGGCTGTGGTGGAGGCAGTCTGGAAGATTCGCACAGGTCTTGCCAAACGAATGGTGGCCGGCGGCGCTGAAGGCGCTTCGCCCTACACCTGGAGCGGCTTTGATTCCATGCGCGTTCTGGCCAGGAAATTCAACGATGATCCTGAAAAAGGCTCCCGGCCCATGAGCGCATCCGCATGCGGGTTTGTGCCCGGCGCCGGGGCAGCGGCCCTGGTGCTCGAAGACCTGGAAACCGCTCTGGATCGGGGTGCACGGATTTATGCCGAGGTCAGGGGCGTTATGACCAATTCCGGCGGTCACAGAAACGGCGGGTCCATGACCGCGCCCAATCCCGAAGGGGTCCAGCGCTGTATCCGCGGGGCAATGAAGGATGCCGGGGTCGGCCCGGAGCAGATCGATGCCATCAACGGCCATCTCACTGCTACATTTGCCGATCCCCATGAGGTGAAAAACTGGTCAGCCGCCCTGGACCGCCAGGCGGAGGATTTTCCGTGGATCAATTCCACCAAGTCCATGATCGGCCACTGCCTGGGCGCCGCAGGTGCCATTGAAACCGTGGCGGCCGTGCTGGAACTTGATCGGGGTTTTCTGCACCCGTCGATAAACTGCGAGGATCCGCACCCGGAGATTGCATCCTTTGCCGACCGGTTTGTCACCCGGTGCCTGGAAATGCCGGCACTTAAAACCATTGCCAAGGCCTGTTTCGGATTCGGGGATGTCAATTCCTGTCTGATTCTGCAAAAATGGGAAAATGATGCAACATGA
- a CDS encoding lysophospholipid acyltransferase family protein — protein MSRCVRFFKLLVDAGVTLMLWFYFIFGFLFFFSPVYACAFFFAADRSRAFQRLNHLFFKSFVRLVRIVGPGLKIRLDKSLDRLAGCVVVANHRSYLDPVLLTAAFEKHSTIVKSAFFRTPVFGRVIRTAGYIPSDAANGFSDLLIYRMQQFPVFFQKGGVVFIFPEGTRTRTGRLGEFNPGAFKIARRFEVPVEVLCISGTDRLFAPGRFLFHTCIQNHITIRRAGVIPADQVRQLSLKELMQKSREIMEAGLSDS, from the coding sequence ATGAGCCGGTGTGTCCGATTTTTCAAGCTCTTGGTGGACGCCGGGGTGACCCTGATGCTTTGGTTTTATTTTATTTTCGGGTTTCTTTTTTTCTTCTCACCTGTTTACGCCTGTGCGTTTTTTTTTGCCGCAGACCGGAGCCGGGCTTTTCAAAGGCTCAATCACCTGTTTTTCAAAAGTTTTGTCCGTTTGGTGCGCATTGTTGGGCCTGGTTTGAAAATCCGCCTGGATAAAAGCCTTGACCGGCTTGCCGGCTGCGTGGTGGTGGCCAATCACCGCTCCTATCTGGACCCGGTTTTACTGACCGCAGCCTTTGAAAAACACAGCACCATCGTCAAAAGCGCCTTTTTCCGCACGCCCGTGTTTGGCCGGGTCATCCGCACGGCCGGATATATTCCCTCAGATGCCGCCAACGGATTTTCGGATTTGCTGATCTACCGCATGCAGCAGTTTCCTGTTTTCTTCCAAAAAGGGGGGGTGGTGTTTATTTTTCCCGAAGGCACCCGAACCCGAACCGGCCGCCTGGGTGAATTCAATCCCGGGGCGTTTAAAATCGCCCGCCGGTTTGAAGTCCCTGTTGAAGTGCTTTGCATCAGCGGCACGGACCGGCTGTTTGCCCCGGGCAGATTTTTGTTTCACACCTGCATTCAAAATCACATCACGATCCGCCGGGCCGGAGTCATCCCTGCAGATCAGGTCCGGCAGCTTTCCTTAAAGGAGCTGATGCAAAAAAGCCGGGAAATCATGGAAGCCGGTCTTTCTGATTCGTGA
- a CDS encoding sigma 54-interacting transcriptional regulator, which translates to MTENNHSGRSLRQRLLELEAEKKSLETIIETIEDGFIETDLRGNITRFNRAFCHISGYGPKEAEGLSYRKYMDAQTALSVYRAFNKVYKTGVSNKAFDYEIIRKDGQCRNLEISIAPIQGEDGRVSGFRCVMRDVTKRKRAETALMGQRRRLEAIFRSVDDAIVTVDTDLNVVEANDAAAKICGIRTEKLPGTFTCGQDGQCGCACLDIVKETLARRRAMRDYQVTCGRQSSPMQKVSLSCTPLEDPAGRFLGAVLVIRDITRLTDLERELEQRHQFHRIIGKSHQMQKIYRLVEDISDYEATVLIRGESGTGKELVARAIHDSGSRRFKPFVTVNCSALAEQLLESELFGHVKGAFTGAIRDHIGRFQAADSGTLLLDEIGEISPLIQLKLLRVLQEKEFERVGDSCSVRVDARVIACTHQDLKEKVRRGEFREDLYYRLNVLEIRIPPLRERPEDLPLLVEHFVRRFEKKFRMCIDGVSPEVMDVFMNYHWPGNVREVEHCIERAVILSRGGTIGIEHISGEILGGIRSGRPAKAMKKEDEIRRIVQVLEQTDWNKAKSARLLGISRKTLYQKISKYKISPEKPTHV; encoded by the coding sequence ATGACAGAAAACAACCATTCCGGCCGGTCCCTCCGTCAGCGTCTGCTTGAGCTGGAAGCCGAGAAAAAATCCCTTGAGACCATTATTGAGACCATTGAGGACGGTTTTATTGAAACTGACCTGCGGGGCAATATTACCCGGTTTAACCGGGCCTTTTGCCATATCAGCGGCTATGGGCCCAAAGAAGCCGAGGGGCTTTCCTACCGGAAATACATGGATGCGCAGACCGCTTTGAGCGTTTACCGGGCGTTTAACAAGGTATACAAGACCGGGGTGTCCAACAAGGCCTTTGATTATGAGATCATCCGCAAAGACGGCCAGTGCCGCAATCTGGAAATCTCCATAGCCCCCATCCAGGGCGAGGACGGGCGGGTCAGCGGGTTTCGGTGTGTGATGCGGGATGTGACCAAGCGCAAAAGGGCTGAAACCGCGCTCATGGGCCAGCGCCGACGGCTGGAGGCCATTTTCCGGAGTGTGGATGACGCCATTGTCACCGTGGATACGGATCTCAACGTGGTTGAGGCCAATGACGCGGCAGCCAAAATCTGCGGCATCCGCACAGAAAAACTGCCGGGCACGTTTACGTGCGGCCAGGACGGGCAATGCGGCTGCGCATGTTTGGATATTGTCAAAGAAACCCTTGCCAGAAGAAGGGCCATGCGCGATTATCAGGTCACCTGTGGCCGGCAAAGCTCTCCCATGCAGAAAGTCAGCCTTTCCTGTACCCCCCTGGAGGACCCCGCAGGCCGTTTTCTGGGCGCGGTCCTGGTGATCCGCGACATCACCCGCCTCACGGATCTGGAAAGAGAGCTGGAACAGCGGCACCAGTTTCACCGGATCATCGGCAAAAGCCACCAGATGCAGAAGATTTATCGCCTGGTGGAAGATATCTCCGATTACGAGGCAACGGTTTTGATCCGGGGAGAAAGCGGCACCGGCAAGGAACTGGTGGCAAGGGCCATCCATGACAGCGGCAGCCGGCGTTTTAAGCCCTTTGTCACGGTCAACTGCTCGGCTCTGGCCGAACAGCTGCTGGAAAGCGAATTGTTCGGCCATGTCAAGGGCGCGTTCACCGGCGCGATCCGGGATCATATCGGCCGGTTCCAGGCCGCAGACAGCGGCACCCTGCTGCTTGACGAAATCGGGGAAATCTCGCCGCTGATCCAGCTCAAGCTGCTGCGGGTGCTTCAGGAAAAAGAATTCGAACGCGTGGGCGATTCCTGTTCTGTGCGGGTGGATGCCCGGGTAATTGCCTGCACCCACCAGGATTTAAAGGAAAAGGTCCGGCGCGGGGAGTTTCGCGAAGATCTTTATTACCGGTTAAATGTGCTGGAAATCCGGATACCGCCCTTGCGGGAACGACCTGAGGATTTGCCCCTGCTGGTGGAGCATTTTGTGCGCCGGTTTGAGAAAAAATTCCGCATGTGCATCGACGGCGTCAGCCCCGAGGTGATGGATGTGTTTATGAACTATCACTGGCCCGGCAATGTCCGGGAGGTGGAGCACTGCATTGAACGGGCCGTGATCTTAAGCCGGGGCGGCACAATCGGCATTGAACATATCTCCGGCGAAATTCTGGGCGGCATCCGGTCGGGCAGACCGGCAAAGGCCATGAAAAAGGAAGATGAAATCCGCCGCATTGTCCAGGTCCTGGAGCAGACCGACTGGAACAAGGCCAAATCGGCCCGGCTTTTGGGTATCAGCCGCAAAACCTTGTATCAGAAAATTTCCAAATATAAGATTTCTCCTGAAAAACCGACCCATGTGTAA